The Astyanax mexicanus isolate ESR-SI-001 chromosome 21, AstMex3_surface, whole genome shotgun sequence genome contains the following window.
atcatttattttaatttcggTGAGTGAGATCTGTTTTTCAAGTTGAAGAAAACTCacatacaaattaaaatattgaagGAAGCTTTATTTTATGAGTATACCAACCATGACACCACGATGACTAGGCATAAACCAACATTGAAATCATGTACAAATGCcaatatataatactataattaCTTCTTATAGTTAAAGTTATATCCATCACCCATATAGAGATTTAAGATAACCATAAGTGTTCTCCACTCTCTGTAAGTAGATCCTACATATAATTTCCACTCCACCacttcttctctttctgtctcagaCTGGAGCCGGGTTCAGACGCAGTGTGTGGTCCAAACCACTGATTGGTCGTCGTGTTCCAGCAGCTGTGGAATGGGTGTGTCATCGAGAATAACCAACGATAACGCTAAGTGCAAGCTGGAGAAGGAGACTCGCCTCTGCAACGTACGGCCCTGCGCCTCCCTGGCTTTTCCTCCTAAGGTATGTTATAGTTTTGTAGCAGCAAATGTCCATATGCATTTACATTTAGTACCCTAGTACTTTAGCTTGTACATATATAAATAGCTTTATGATTGATGATTTGCACTCATCGCATAGGAGTCATCATTAAGCTGAGCACTGAGctgtagtagaaagccttctatGAACATTAAAGGCAaaaaacataataacataataagaCTTCAGAAGCAACAGTGAATAAGCAGAGGTCCCAATGCTTttatccatatagtgtatttatttaatccTTACAAAGATTTCTAAAGAAGTAATGTCTTCTTCTGCCAAGCAGAGATGTATTGTAgcgaagtagaactacttcattACAGTACTTTAGTACTAAAATGCAGTGTCTGTTAGTgttgggcgatatgggaaaaatcatatatcacaatattaaatgttttatatcacgataatgatatatatcgtgatataccacatttgagtatgtttttagttattcttcgaaaaatatgccaaaataatatcattgcttactttttttccaactttatttcaaagtgacattaaaccaaactttcacctttttaaagcagcaatatatatgtatcaaataaaaacagataaggtagatgcagtagctattttgtTTTCAagattatacaggtatttaaattgagttatcaaaataaactcaatcaacattttttaaagtgtccgtcaaataacgtaaagcagagACATGTCGCAAAAGCACATAATGAagcttttttgcgaagattactttattatcacttatataaacagaGTTTCTGCAAAGTGATCATGACAAtgcatttcatcatagcctaatttttatatttgcatgaataattgatgaaattactgtaggaacgacacttttctatcatccccatgatatttatcgtatatcacacagcactagtctctgtatctactggagtattgtaGCTAAAGCTTTTTCTCTCACTtctacttttacttcattacatatTTCGATGAGTTTAAAACTTTtacttaaatgcatttatttatgtgcTACATTGATACTTGTAACATACTATTACTTTTACTACTTTAGTAGCACATTTTATTTGCAATACAATACAAGTACAAATAGGtagaatactttagtacttctatttaaagccccactaggtaggatttccttgatttttgatctttttaaagaagtaaaattacagcttgaaacttacTGCAGCgctgcgagaactgcgacctgctttccaacctttagttctaatgaaacttttattacactctgcaactgtagggggagcccacgagcataaaatctcaatcctacctagtggagctttaagtgtgaagcttaaagaacacttcaacttctacttgagtcacttttttgataTAGCACTTGTACTTATACTTAAGTCAAGGTCTTTAGTGCTTTAGACATGTCTGATGCCCAATTGTggatgtatatattaaataacatGCAAAAATGAGGCACATGATTTAGGATTCAAGCCCTTTATCTTGGACAGTTCACTAAtcacttttctccatttttttattattttggttctGTGTTTCACTACAGAAAGGAAAGAAGTGTACACGCACTCACAAGTCTCCAGAACCCATCCACCTGACCTACGCCGGCTGCCGTAGCATTCGCACCTACCAGCCAAACTACTGCGGAGTGTGCACTGACGGACGGTGTTGCGTGCCACGGCATACGCGCACCATCTCAGTACCCTTCCAGTGCCCTGGAGGAGGACACATAGACAAGGCCGTCATGCTCATCAGGTCCTGCAAGTGCGGACAGGACTGCGGGCACCTGAATGAAGCAGCCATGCCTCCGCAGAAGTGGCTGTACGGAGACACGCACAAGTTTATCGACTAAGTTTGGGCTGTACTTTAtcagcagcaggagctgcagaGACTTCCGACATGCCGCTTACTTAGTATTGGCATCAGCTGACTgagatttaatctttttttttgtgacgaGAGTGCACAACGCAGTTGCACTGAGAACATTTGTGGGATTTGTGTGTTTTCAAGAAAGAAACAATGCTGACTCCAACATGTAGGGGTTCTGATTAGTAGCATTGACTGCCAGGCAGGTAGCTAACAAAAACATAAGCCATATATTTTGTTGCTAGCCTACCTGCTTATAAATTACACAATTTGTAGAGGACAGGTAGGCCTTATTTATCCAGTGTCTTCTTTTTTCTGGTCttcgtctttctttctttcctagtTTACTGATGGATAACATTAACGCTTCATGATTTCTAAAGTTTCGTATTTTGCCGACTGCTGTAATcatgaacctggctggctggctgctgTCAACAACTAGTGTGGGAGGAGCTTCTGATTACAGTGTCATTGGATTTTTTCTACTTTAAacgtcacagaatttaaaggggcgcttACACAGTTTGTTGTCTGGGAGCCCCAGGCCAGCTCGAGGCCtgaggcaattgattggtttgctggCCTTGATGCAAAGGGCATGGTGGAGGTTGACTGCAACAAGCCTGGGCCAGGTtttttcatcattattattatttaaccaaATATGGGGTCTACAAAAACATTTGTTGGTGTGGGACAAGGACATTGGGATCTAACGATTGGCTAGCTGGATCTTGCTAACGCTGCAGTAGGCTGGTAGAGAACATGTTAACAATGCAGTAGCGATGTCTGTTGAGGTCGGTAGCTTCAGTGCTAAATCTGCTGTGTTGAGGTGGGATTCTGTCTGAAGCCTGTAACTGGCACACTTAAGCAGTGGTGGTGATGTTGTATGAAGCCTGTAGCCTGTGTGCTAGCCCTCCAGCGTGCTAAAGCCATTGTAGCAATGTGGGATGAAGCTGGTTGCCAGCTAACATGTGCTGGGAAGTGATGTTAGACGAAGCCAGTAGCTGACATACTAATGCAACGATACAAAGCCAGCGTGCTAATGCTGCGATAGTGAGGTTGGACAAAGCCTGAAGCCAGCGTGCTAATGCTGCGATAGTGAGGTTGGACAAAGCCTGAATCCAATGTGCTTatgctgtggtagtgatgttggacaaagCCTAAAGCCAGTGTGCTAATGCTgcggtagtgatgttggacaaagCCTAAAGCCAACGTGCTAATGCTGCGGTAGTGATGTTGGACTAAGCCTAAAGCCAGCGTGCTAATGCTGCGATAGTGATGTTGGACAAAACCTAAAGCCAGCGTGCTAATGCTGCGATAGTGATGTTGGACAAAGCCTAAAGCCAGcgtgctaatgctgcagtagtgatACTGGACAAAGCCTGAAGCCAGTGTGCTAATGCTGCGGTAGTGATGTGTATGAAGCCTGTAGCTGACATACAAATGCTGAGATAGTGAAGTTAGACAAAGCCTGAAGCCAGCGTGCTAATGCTgcggtagtgatgttggacaaagCCTAAAGCCAGcgtgctaatgctgcagtagtgatgttggacaaagCCTGAAGCCAGCGTGCTAATGCTGCGGTAGTGATGTGTATGAAGCCTGTAGCTGACATATATAGTGAAGTTAGACAAAGCCTgaagccagcatgctaatgcagCGTGCTACACATCACATAGTTCTCTTTCTCAAAGTTCTCCTTTTCGCATTAATTATAAGTTCTCAGTTTCGCAAGATAGCATGATAACAAGCTAACTCTGTGAATTCAGAACAGGAATGTGAGATGGAACACATCCAAAAACAGCAACTGTGTCACAATTATTACCAGACATCACACTCTTTCTGGTCCTCATTTAGCAACATagcaaatataaaaagaaaatggtCTAAACTGTCTAATAGAAGATACAACGTGGCCTTAGTAACTATTTGGCCCTGCATTGGAAACATGGCCTCTACAGCCTAAGGGACATCTTTGGACATACGTGGAAAGTCTGCTTTCGTTTGCTTTGCAGCTTTGGCTGACAGTTCTGCTGAGGATTCTACAGTGGATATGAATAGACTTTTTGGTTTTATGATAGATGTTCTGAAACTCTGACTTGCCATGTGccaaatgttcattaaaaacggTTTGAAAGGATTAATGTATCATTTAGTAATGTACTCCCAAGTATTTTGTAATTTGAGTGATCAAATTGTGATGCATCTTCGAGACACATTGAACTCAATTTACTACTGTCCTTATGCTGACCACTTATGATCAGATCATGTACACACGTTAATGTAAGGTGCCCTGGTGGGACCTGATTGTTTTTTCCAACAATTGTCCAACCCAGAAATAATTACTATAAAAGTACAGATTTGGGAGTGGAATACAGATagatctattatttatttttatgtggagataaaaaaaaacattgtataatatataatataccatGACCTTTGATCACagcttgtttttttccattatcaTAACTTCATATTTACCACGAGAATGCTTATCTTGAGCTCACAAGAAAAGCTGTGATCATGAAAACTGTACAGAAAGATCTAGATCCCATGGTGTTTGTAGACTTTTGTACTTGTGTAAACTCTAACTTAAGCAGGGTTTGTGTGAGCAGAACCACATGATCTTTCTGAAGCTACAGATTTATGTGATGGAGGTTAAAGATAGAGCAGCCTGCTTTAGCTCAGATTCCAGGTTACTAAAACGAGGCACGGCATGGTGGGAAGAAAAATTGTACTCTATGCAGTTAAGATttaaaaaagggttaaatatgaGATCATATAGAACCAAAGAAAAATTTTGATAACTGAGCCCATATACAATATttgatgtaccgtatttttcacactaaggcgcacttaaaatcccaaAAAccgccagtgcaccttatagtatcaCTATATCATATAATGGAATATATATGCTATATCAAAAAAgttaagtgttctttaagcttcactaggtaggattgagattttatgctcgtgggctccccctacagttgcagagtgtaataaatgtttcattagaactaaaggtcggaaagcaggtcgcagttctcgcagcgctgcagtgagtttcaatcAAATCATTCATCCAAATCATTATACTCGGGATCTTATCActttcatggccacaggtgtataaaaatcAAGCACCTAAACATGcacactgcttctacaaacatttatgaaagaatgggtctcgctctctctctcaggagttcagtgaactccagcatagtaccgtgataggatgcacTACCTACTAAATATtccagtcaactgtcagtgataacAAAGCAGATCAAGGAGGATGCATtgtaatgccaggtgtgaacagggcactggtttttaaatgttttaaatgcctGTTTTACTATGTACAGACAATcaaaaaccaaccaaaccaatcTCAACAAAACCAGGTTAAGACAAAAATTTCCAATTTGGGCTGGCAGTCCCAAACCTTACAGACTGAGTGCCTGAAGTGTATGACTTGCATTCTTTATATTGCTTTAATACTGAATAGCTCTTAtgctttatataattatattttgagATGTCAATGCTCATGCTTTATCATTTGCACTGATATATTACGTTGTCTATAAAAGTACTGAATGtactatgtattatttattcacaATAAAATTTGTAAATGGAAATTAGATATTTCCTAATGGATATGTGGCTGCTATACATAGCTTTCTGTATGTGTGAAACAGTTAATGTTTTTCCAATGTATGTTTTATTGCAGCAATGATTTCAACCTGTATTGATTTTTACTGTAGTGAACAAGGCAATATTAATTAATCAAGTGAGTTAAAGTATACCTCACTCATGATTAACATGATAGTCTGAAGAAATGAACATTTCCTTTAATAGAaccccattttctttttttttttaacaattaccgATTCTAGAAGGGCAGTGTCACTCATCATTAAAATGAAACTTTATCTACAGCTCCCTCTCCAGGTAAAAAAATGAGTATACACCATCAGTTAAAACATACACAACTTAGCCAGTAAAAGCAAGTTTGTGCACTTCAAATGCTCCTTTGGAATAATCTAGATGAACAAGCAACACAAGGAAACTTCAGTTGTATAAAAAAACGTTTAATTTTCAAACCAATAAACAACCACGATTaacaagaaattaaaaaaaggactTCCCCCAGaccacaataaaataaacaaggaatacgTCTGTCTCAACGGAGAGAGGAGCCTATGGGAAGGTGAAGAGAGGGTGTGAGCAGGTACCAAAATAAAAATACGCAGGGCTCTCTTCCGCTgtctttcacacacaaaaaagccAAATGGACCACGATTTCTGCTGGATGACTGGAACGATTCATCTTGACTGCTCAACTGCAGAAGAAAGAGCAGAAGGATGGTGTTAGAATTATATAAATTTCACAATGAAAATTAGTTAAGAGTGCAATtgcatgcataaaaaaataaaaatcaatcaatcaatcaatcaatcaatcaattacttCATAATCGGATTACAGCAGTTATCGGATTATTTAAGGACTCATGTAAACAGCGTACTTCAAACAAATAAATTGCTTAAGAAATAGAGTCAGCTGGCTTGAGCTTAGTAACTATATGTAAAATCAGATTGTAGTACCAGAAATAAACAAGCAGCATTTATTAACCTTTAttatctatatttaaaaaaaagttgcagcaTAAGGTTTGTACATTATATGGTTACTTAacatatttagttattttattgtatggtttcaaagcaaaaaatctgattactgTCCAAAATGTAAATTACAGAGTTTTTCCTTTATATAATTACTCAAGTTCaaaatgttctgcagtaatccaATTATGAAGTGCCAATGATGAAATCTGATACATTTACAggaggaaaaaatataaaatatagtattttataaaaataagtataaaatgtagtaagtaaaaataagtataaaataaatatagtataaaaatGTCTGGGCCCTTACTGTAAGAAGAAATGTCGATTTCGTCTGGCAGTTCGGCCACGTTGACCTCAAATCGGTCCTGGACGTCGTTCAGGGTCTTGGCATCCGTCTCGTCAGATACAAAGGTGACTGCTAAACCCTTGGTCCCAAATCGTCCAGCACGAGCCACCTAGGAGCACAAAAGGACCAATTAAAGCATGCTGCAGAGTATTAATCACTAGATTGTGAAGAAAGTAAAGGCCATTTTATACTTCTACATCTACTTAATGTGTAGGCTATGGTGTAGGTTCAACAAAGAAGCATAACTTGGCCTTTGGGGTGAAAATCATCAGTGTGAGATATAAATTACATTAACAGTTCCAGGTGTAAAAAGTTTGCAATTTGTTAAGGTATTTAGCACATGCCCTCATTCAAAGCGACTTCTAACAGTGCCTTAATGTTTACTTTAAATATCTATAGCATCCAGAGCACACTTTGATCATAATTTCTCAGTCACGGCCTATTGGCAgagcaaatattaatttctaaaggAAGCTGAAATTCTTGTAAAAATGACACCATTTGCAATCCTTTGtaaaatagttttatatttaaatgattgTTTTAAGTCCCTAAATTAAAACcatctatatttttatatattagtatCTACTGATACATTATGTAAACATATGTTCCACAACTTCATGTAATTTGTAAGGTTACCAATTGTAGTTAAGTACTTAAATATTTACCCTATGTAGATACGTGTCGGAGTCCTCTGGCATGTCGTAGTTGAAGACGATGTTAACACGCTCGATATCCATCCCCCTGCCAAACAGGTTTGTCGCCACAAGGATTCTCCTCTGGAAATCCTTAAACTGCTGATAACGTGACAACCTGTTTTTGAAAAGAGTTTTTTCTCCATCAAGAATAACTCATCCTTAAAATATACCAAGCCACACAACATACTACAAACTACATACGACAACAGTAGCAGAAACAACAAGTGGACCAGATACTCATAAACGACCACTTTCCAAAATCTGAAACCATATTTCCTACCTCTCCTCCTGGGCCATGCCTCTGTGAATGGCAATTGCTGGGAAGTTCTGCTCCACCAGAAGCTGAGACAGAGCGACGCAGCGCGGTACTGACTTCACAAAGATCACCACCTGAACAGAAACATTAAATtgtcaaaaaaaatcaaataatccaCATTACTTTCATTTAAAGATGCACCGAAATGAAgtcctttttttaaaactataatttaaattaaactatttggtacaaatgtattaaataaaatgataaaaatcaaTCAGCAACCAACCTGGTTGAACTCAAGTACATCAAGCAGGTCAAACAGTTTGCGGTTCTTCTCGCTGTCCTTCAGTTTGCAGTAGTACTGCTGTAGACCGTGTAAAGTAAGCTTTGTCTCGTCGTCCACAAATACCTCCATTGgctggagagacagaaagagaggcatTTAAGCACACTACAACTGTTAAGACATTTTAGCTCCATTTATTGAATTTAAACCAATGACTGCACAAAAGATGGACTTTGTGATTCTATTCCCATACGTTCTGTAGATACAAAGTCAAGAAGGCTTGTCATATTGAATTTGCAACCGGAAGCGAAGACCCACTCCCTGCTCTCCCAGATCAAGTGTCTCAAACTCCCTTTATTGGGAAATGTGGCTGACTAGCAAGTATTTAGTTTACACTGGCAATTTTACAGTAAAACACTTAACTGTTGATTGCATTAACAGACAAATTACACCACATGATCAACAATAGTATGATTAAATAGCCAGTGGCTCAACAGTTCAACTACACGTCATCAACTCTATGTAATGCAGATGGTCTGTTTAAGTCAAGGGTGCCAATCCCTTAATGCACCAATACTAGAACAGGATAAGCTGCTGGAATTACACACTGGAGAAGGAATGACTGTTTATAGGGTACAAATCATACTGATGACATTTTAAGAGACATTCCACTGTCCTTGCTTATCTGCAGTCATTTACAAAACAGACATTAAAAAGGAAAATTACATGTGAACTATTTTATGACTTACATCTTGCATGAATTTGCGACAGACAGGCCGGATCTCTTTGCTGAGTGTGGCGCTGAACATCATGACCTGTTTCTCGTGAGGCGTGAGCCGGAAGATGTCTTGCACATCTCGTCTCATATCTGAAATAAATTTGAGCAACATTACAATCAGTTTCAATTTTAAACTTCCCCAAGAGGCAGGAGATTAAGCCTGACCACTAGAACAGACATTAGATTATCAGATCACAGGAATACACCCCATCTACTCACCTAGCTGCTCCAACATCTTGTCACACTCATCCAGGATGAAGTGCTTGATGTTTTTGAGGTTGAGGGTCTTGCTGCGGATGAGTGCGAGGATGCGGCCTGGTGTGCCAACAACAATGTGTGGGCAGCTCTTTTTGAGC
Protein-coding sequences here:
- the ddx39aa gene encoding DEAD (Asp-Glu-Ala-Asp) box polypeptide 39Aa: MAENDVDNELLDYEEDEEPQGAPESAVPAVKKEVKGSYVSIHSSGFRDFLLKPELLRAIVDCGFEHPSEVQHECIPQAILGMDILCQAKSGMGKTAVFVLATLQQLEPVDGQVSVLVMCHTRELAFQISKEYERFSKYMPTVKCSVFFGGLPIKNNEEVLKKSCPHIVVGTPGRILALIRSKTLNLKNIKHFILDECDKMLEQLDMRRDVQDIFRLTPHEKQVMMFSATLSKEIRPVCRKFMQDPMEVFVDDETKLTLHGLQQYYCKLKDSEKNRKLFDLLDVLEFNQVVIFVKSVPRCVALSQLLVEQNFPAIAIHRGMAQEERLSRYQQFKDFQRRILVATNLFGRGMDIERVNIVFNYDMPEDSDTYLHRVARAGRFGTKGLAVTFVSDETDAKTLNDVQDRFEVNVAELPDEIDISSYIEQSR